The following coding sequences are from one Malaciobacter pacificus window:
- a CDS encoding DUF302 domain-containing protein, translating into MLYIEKTKKSVQEVVDKIQEVVPNYKFGVLHIHNIKETLNSKGFDFKNDCQVLDVCNPTVASTFLGQDMSLSAIMPCKISVYRENAKTFIASNSVVQLVDDINPDLIELAQETQETILKIIDEVK; encoded by the coding sequence ATGTTATATATAGAAAAAACAAAAAAAAGCGTACAAGAAGTTGTTGATAAAATTCAAGAAGTAGTTCCAAACTATAAATTTGGAGTTTTACATATTCATAACATAAAAGAGACATTAAATTCAAAAGGATTTGATTTTAAAAATGACTGTCAAGTTTTAGATGTATGTAATCCAACAGTTGCGAGTACATTTTTAGGACAAGATATGAGTTTAAGTGCAATAATGCCTTGTAAAATTTCTGTTTACAGGGAAAATGCTAAAACATTCATCGCTAGTAATTCTGTAGTTCAATTAGTAGATGATATTAATCCAGATTTAATAGAACTTGCTCAAGAAACACAAGAAACTATTTTAAAAATTATTGATGAAGTCAAATAA
- a CDS encoding vWA domain-containing protein, whose protein sequence is MFNIFENISFEYPYFLLLILVFVACSIFCKAKTPSMYMPHLNIFQSATKKSTALLNTLKYVVIIFSIIALASPVKINDTQLIKNDGVNIVLNLDASRSMINRDLDPLKNRFDVVKDIVKDFISKRVSDNIALVLFGDSALLASPLSFDKEAQIEILNYLEVEMAGRNTALFDSIAQSVNILKDKKAKSNIIIILSDGEDTASKIPLDVVIKFLKKYDIKAYTIGIGNSNRSVLNYIAKESNAKSYTAYSKEDLALIYADINRLEKSKIEQNKIVLKDYLFFYPLFIAVLSLIGLIYLKNRE, encoded by the coding sequence ATGTTTAATATATTTGAAAATATAAGTTTTGAGTATCCATATTTTTTACTTTTAATTCTTGTTTTTGTTGCATGTTCAATTTTTTGTAAAGCAAAAACTCCAAGCATGTATATGCCACATCTAAATATTTTTCAAAGTGCTACAAAAAAATCAACAGCACTTTTAAATACATTAAAATATGTTGTAATAATATTTTCGATAATTGCTCTAGCTAGTCCTGTGAAAATAAATGATACTCAACTTATAAAAAATGATGGAGTAAATATCGTATTAAATCTTGATGCTTCAAGGTCCATGATAAATAGAGATTTAGACCCACTAAAAAATAGATTTGATGTAGTTAAAGATATAGTAAAAGATTTTATCTCAAAAAGGGTATCTGATAATATTGCTTTAGTTTTATTTGGAGATTCAGCCTTACTTGCAAGCCCACTTAGTTTTGATAAAGAGGCACAAATAGAAATTTTAAACTATTTAGAAGTAGAAATGGCAGGAAGAAATACTGCCCTATTTGATTCAATCGCTCAAAGTGTAAATATATTAAAAGATAAAAAAGCAAAATCAAATATCATAATCATTTTAAGTGATGGAGAAGACACAGCATCTAAAATTCCTTTAGATGTAGTTATAAAATTCTTAAAGAAATATGATATTAAAGCGTATACAATAGGTATTGGGAATTCTAATAGAAGTGTATTAAATTATATTGCAAAAGAATCAAATGCAAAATCATATACAGCTTATTCTAAAGAAGATTTAGCTTTAATTTACGCAGATATCAATAGATTAGAAAAATCAAAAATAGAACAAAATAAAATTGTTCTAAAAGACTACTTGTTTTTCTATCCCTTATTTATAGCAGTTTTAAGTTTAATAGGATTAATTTATTTAAAAAATAGAGAGTAA
- a CDS encoding DUF58 domain-containing protein translates to MNQALKKILIKTKKNLFSEIIGNNSSLKKGEGYDFCELKEYEYGDDVKNIDWLISAKMQKPYVKQYHTQKELNIKIVSFLTGSTYFGTKKFKQEIITELASSLGYISIKQGDPFASFIANETLEICTKKSKKIFNVNFMAEQIYNYNVLGKNINYKTITKELFKSIHHKSIIFLIGDFFDIDTLDLKLLCQKHEVIALIVRDNFEENPAELGNVNFVDPMTNKNFDGVISKGTIKNYIQKIKENDRKLFNHFQDCGIKFTKIYTHEDSTKKLIGVLR, encoded by the coding sequence ATGAATCAAGCCTTAAAAAAGATACTTATAAAAACAAAAAAAAACTTATTTTCAGAAATTATAGGGAATAACTCTAGCCTAAAAAAAGGTGAGGGGTATGACTTTTGTGAACTAAAAGAGTATGAATATGGAGATGATGTAAAAAATATTGATTGGCTTATTAGTGCAAAGATGCAAAAACCTTATGTAAAACAGTATCACACTCAAAAAGAGCTAAATATAAAAATTGTATCTTTCTTAACTGGTTCAACATATTTTGGAACAAAAAAATTTAAACAAGAAATAATAACTGAACTTGCTAGTTCACTTGGATATATAAGTATAAAACAAGGTGACCCTTTTGCATCTTTTATTGCAAATGAAACATTAGAAATATGTACAAAAAAATCAAAAAAGATTTTCAATGTTAATTTTATGGCTGAACAGATTTACAACTATAATGTATTAGGTAAAAATATAAACTATAAAACAATAACAAAAGAACTTTTTAAATCAATTCATCATAAATCAATAATCTTTTTAATTGGTGACTTTTTTGACATAGATACTTTAGATCTAAAATTACTTTGTCAAAAACATGAAGTTATTGCATTAATTGTTAGAGATAACTTTGAAGAAAATCCAGCGGAACTTGGGAATGTAAACTTTGTTGACCCAATGACAAATAAAAACTTTGATGGTGTAATTAGTAAAGGAACAATCAAAAACTATATTCAAAAAATAAAAGAAAACGATAGAAAGCTATTTAATCATTTTCAAGATTGTGGTATAAAATTTACAAAAATATACACACACGAAGATAGCACAAAAAAACTAATTGGAGTTTTAAGATAA
- a CDS encoding AAA family ATPase, producing MSLYEKIELLQKEISKGVIGQEDMVNSILIGLLTNGHILLEGVPGLAKTTTVKCVADAIDLNFKRVQFTPDLLPSDIIGTQIYDMKTGDFKIKKGPVFTNLLLADEINRAPAKVQSALLEVMQERQVTIAEDSFKIEQPFLVLATQNPIESEGAYTLPEAQLDRFMFKIVVGYNTKEQELEMAKKVTMNSFENINKVINKDELNNLKKSIKNIHIDNELEEYIVNIIDASRYPNKYNLDEVSNMIHFGASPRATIDMFKAVKANAFLRGNDYVSPIDIAMVVKNVLRHRIILTYEAMANEILVDDVIQKILEKVDIP from the coding sequence TTGAGCTTATACGAAAAGATAGAACTATTACAAAAAGAGATTTCAAAAGGTGTAATAGGTCAAGAAGACATGGTAAATTCTATTTTAATAGGATTATTAACGAATGGACATATACTTTTAGAAGGAGTTCCAGGACTTGCTAAAACAACTACCGTTAAATGTGTAGCTGATGCAATTGATTTAAACTTCAAAAGAGTTCAATTCACACCTGATTTACTACCAAGTGATATTATAGGTACTCAAATATATGATATGAAAACAGGTGATTTTAAAATTAAAAAAGGACCTGTGTTTACAAATCTTTTATTAGCAGATGAAATAAATAGAGCTCCTGCAAAAGTACAGTCTGCACTTCTTGAAGTAATGCAAGAAAGACAAGTTACCATTGCAGAAGATAGTTTTAAAATAGAACAACCCTTTTTAGTTTTAGCTACACAAAATCCAATTGAAAGTGAAGGAGCATATACACTTCCTGAAGCACAATTAGATAGGTTTATGTTTAAAATTGTTGTTGGCTATAATACAAAAGAACAAGAATTAGAAATGGCTAAAAAAGTTACTATGAATAGTTTTGAGAATATTAATAAAGTTATAAATAAAGATGAATTAAATAATTTAAAAAAATCAATTAAAAATATACATATAGACAATGAATTAGAAGAGTATATAGTAAATATTATTGATGCTAGTAGATATCCTAATAAATATAATCTAGATGAAGTATCAAATATGATTCACTTTGGTGCAAGCCCTAGAGCAACTATTGATATGTTTAAAGCAGTAAAAGCAAACGCTTTTTTAAGAGGGAATGACTATGTAAGCCCAATAGATATTGCAATGGTTGTAAAAAATGTTTTAAGACATAGAATTATATTAACTTATGAAGCAATGGCAAATGAGATTCTTGTTGATGATGTAATTCAAAAGATTTTAGAAAAGGTTGATATCCCATAA
- the rpsB gene encoding 30S ribosomal protein S2, with product MVTMKDLLECGVHFGHQTRRWNPKMKKFIFGVRKNIYIIDLQKTLRYFRYTYNVVRDRAAAGETMIFVGTKKQASQAVKSAAISCGMPYVNHRWLGGMLTNFGTIKKSIRKLEIIKKMREEGQLDLLTKKEALMLSRKEEKLELYLGGIKEMNKIPDMMFVLDAVKEKIAIQEARRLGITVVAPLDTNCDPDVVDLPIPGNDDAIRSIQLFCNEMAAAMNEGRAALAEETGEDVEPISEEEQAEVVAEAVAEGEAESTEETTEEA from the coding sequence ATGGTTACAATGAAAGACCTATTAGAGTGTGGTGTACACTTCGGACACCAAACAAGAAGATGGAATCCAAAAATGAAAAAATTCATTTTCGGTGTTAGAAAGAATATTTATATTATCGACTTACAAAAGACGTTAAGATACTTCAGATATACATACAATGTTGTTAGAGATAGAGCTGCTGCTGGTGAAACAATGATTTTCGTTGGTACTAAAAAACAAGCTTCTCAAGCTGTTAAATCTGCTGCAATTTCTTGTGGTATGCCTTACGTTAACCACAGATGGTTAGGTGGTATGTTAACTAACTTTGGAACAATCAAAAAATCAATTAGAAAATTAGAAATCATCAAAAAGATGAGAGAAGAAGGTCAATTAGACTTACTTACTAAAAAAGAAGCTTTAATGCTTTCTAGAAAAGAAGAAAAATTAGAATTATACCTTGGTGGTATCAAAGAAATGAACAAAATCCCTGATATGATGTTCGTTTTAGATGCAGTAAAAGAAAAAATTGCTATCCAAGAAGCTAGAAGATTAGGAATCACTGTTGTTGCTCCTTTAGATACTAACTGTGACCCTGATGTTGTAGATTTACCAATTCCAGGAAATGATGATGCAATCAGATCTATTCAATTATTCTGTAACGAAATGGCTGCAGCAATGAATGAAGGTAGAGCTGCATTAGCTGAAGAGACTGGTGAAGATGTTGAACCAATTAGTGAAGAAGAGCAAGCAGAAGTTGTTGCTGAAGCAGTAGCTGAAGGTGAAGCTGAATCAACTGAAGAAACTACAGAGGAAGCGTAA
- the tsf gene encoding translation elongation factor Ts has translation MAGATPKLIKELREKSGAGMLDCKNALNECNGDIDESIKWLREQGLSKAAKKSANVAAEGIVTILVNEDNTIGTMTEVNSQTDFVAKNAQFLDLTKGITAHVQANSIADAQALASSTIEGQEFTTYLNEKIAVIGENLVARKVVNVEGTVVNGYVHMGKVGVLLAAKCDDAAKEKTAELLKKVAMHAASMKPTVISYKDLSAEFIESENKAIIADIEKENEELVRLGKPLKNIPQFVSKQQLTEEAVAAAEAEMKEELLSQGKPEKIIGNIVKGKIARWIEDNSQLDRTHALLSQTYVMDDSMTVEEAIKACDASIELVEYVRFELGEGIEKKEEDFAAEVAAQMGK, from the coding sequence ATGGCAGGTGCAACTCCAAAATTAATTAAAGAATTAAGAGAAAAATCTGGTGCAGGAATGCTTGATTGTAAGAATGCATTAAACGAGTGTAATGGTGACATTGATGAATCAATTAAGTGGTTAAGAGAGCAAGGTCTTTCTAAAGCTGCTAAAAAATCTGCAAATGTTGCTGCTGAAGGTATTGTTACTATTTTAGTAAACGAAGACAATACTATAGGTACAATGACAGAAGTTAACTCACAAACTGACTTCGTTGCAAAAAATGCACAATTCTTAGATTTAACAAAAGGAATTACTGCACACGTTCAAGCAAACTCAATTGCTGATGCGCAAGCTTTAGCTTCTTCAACTATCGAAGGTCAAGAGTTTACTACTTACTTAAACGAAAAAATTGCAGTTATTGGTGAAAACTTAGTTGCAAGAAAAGTTGTAAATGTTGAAGGTACTGTTGTTAATGGTTACGTTCACATGGGTAAAGTAGGGGTTTTATTAGCTGCTAAATGTGATGATGCTGCTAAAGAAAAAACTGCTGAATTATTAAAAAAAGTTGCTATGCACGCAGCTTCAATGAAACCAACTGTAATTTCTTACAAAGATTTATCAGCTGAATTTATTGAATCAGAAAACAAAGCGATTATTGCTGATATTGAAAAAGAGAACGAAGAGTTAGTTAGACTTGGTAAACCTCTTAAAAATATCCCTCAATTCGTTTCTAAGCAACAATTAACTGAAGAAGCTGTTGCTGCTGCTGAAGCTGAAATGAAAGAAGAGTTATTATCTCAAGGTAAACCAGAGAAAATTATTGGAAACATCGTTAAAGGTAAAATTGCTAGATGGATTGAAGATAACTCTCAATTAGATAGAACTCACGCATTATTATCTCAAACTTACGTTATGGATGATTCAATGACTGTTGAAGAAGCTATTAAAGCTTGTGATGCATCAATTGAATTAGTTGAATACGTTAGATTTGAACTTGGTGAAGGTATCGAGAAAAAAGAAGAAGATTTCGCTGCAGAAGTTGCTGCGCAAATGGGTAAATAA
- a CDS encoding ABC transporter ATP-binding protein, with product MGEQQNIKTPISGNQLLTANNLSHKFDYELFNNINLSLEKQESIAIIGTSGSGKSTLLNVLSTLLKPFAGEVLYKNKNLYSLKQNELLKIRREDFGIIFQAHYLFRGFTASENLDIATFLSGEALDEKLLKDLKIDHVLAQGIGELSGGQQQRLSIARVLTKKPRIIFADEPTGNLDKDTANIVMDTLFDYIKNNDAGLILVTHEEELAYRCDKLYRLEDLKLQELK from the coding sequence ATAGGTGAACAACAAAATATAAAAACACCTATCTCAGGTAACCAACTACTAACTGCAAATAATTTATCCCATAAATTTGATTATGAATTATTTAATAATATTAATTTATCATTAGAAAAACAAGAATCAATAGCTATTATTGGAACAAGTGGAAGTGGAAAATCTACACTTTTAAATGTTTTATCAACTTTATTAAAACCTTTTGCTGGAGAAGTTTTATATAAAAATAAAAATCTTTATTCATTAAAACAAAATGAGCTTTTAAAAATTAGAAGAGAAGATTTTGGTATAATTTTTCAAGCGCACTATTTATTTAGAGGTTTCACTGCAAGTGAAAATCTAGATATTGCTACTTTTTTAAGTGGTGAAGCATTAGATGAAAAGTTGTTAAAAGATTTAAAAATTGACCACGTTTTAGCTCAAGGAATTGGTGAGTTAAGTGGAGGACAACAACAAAGGTTGTCAATTGCTAGAGTTTTAACTAAAAAACCTAGGATAATTTTTGCAGATGAACCTACGGGTAATCTTGATAAAGATACTGCAAATATAGTTATGGATACACTTTTTGATTACATAAAAAATAATGATGCAGGATTAATTCTTGTTACACATGAAGAAGAATTAGCTTATAGATGTGATAAATTGTACAGATTAGAAGATTTAAAATTGCAGGAGTTAAAGTGA
- the gmk gene encoding guanylate kinase, whose protein sequence is MSEKKGAILILSGPSGCGKSTLLKEVYKEIDDYYFSISTTTRAPRVGEQNGVDYFFVSKEEFEEDIKNDGFLEYAKVHDNYYGTSLKPIMKALKEGKLVIFDIDVQGHEIVRKKLDSIVTSVFITTPNLNILKDRLTSRDTDSSEIIEKRIKNAKTEVEYFDTYDYLIINDNLELAAKQLVSIANITRIKAKLFDKEKIVSNWLN, encoded by the coding sequence ATAAGTGAAAAAAAAGGTGCTATATTAATTTTATCAGGACCTAGTGGGTGTGGAAAATCTACTTTATTAAAAGAAGTATATAAAGAGATTGATGATTATTACTTTTCTATTTCAACTACAACTAGAGCTCCAAGAGTAGGTGAGCAAAATGGTGTTGATTATTTCTTTGTATCAAAAGAAGAGTTTGAAGAAGATATTAAAAATGATGGTTTTTTAGAGTATGCAAAAGTTCATGATAATTACTATGGAACATCATTAAAACCTATAATGAAAGCACTAAAAGAGGGTAAGTTAGTTATTTTTGATATTGATGTTCAAGGTCATGAAATAGTTAGAAAGAAGCTTGATTCTATTGTTACTTCAGTATTTATAACAACACCTAATTTAAATATCTTAAAAGATAGATTAACTTCTAGAGACACAGATAGCAGTGAGATTATTGAAAAAAGAATTAAAAATGCTAAAACAGAAGTTGAATATTTTGATACTTATGATTATTTAATAATTAATGATAATTTAGAACTAGCAGCGAAGCAATTAGTTAGTATTGCTAATATTACTAGAATAAAAGCAAAACTATTTGATAAAGAAAAAATCGTATCTAACTGGCTAAATTAA
- a CDS encoding EAL domain-containing protein, with product MVNNISILKNITILYAEDEKDLREVTHQILKGFTKKQYVAQNGQEGLELFKQHESEIDLIITDVNMPIMNGLDMVKEIKKINLNIPIIVATAFSNKEYLLEAIDIGVDKYVLKPIDVAKLLQVMSQSLLYHELKDLYIDKLTNLPNRNKLKKELDENHVELMALIDIDEFSTINDLFGEENGDIILADLANKLKNFLDNKKFTIYRIEADKFAIVANEHEQNLDEFVEICRDFADKIEKESLYIQDNEIDINLTIGIAKGDGSRAFKYSQRVINYARSKLQRIMVYNEAFKIQQSFEENIKWVKQLKTGFRENLFQAYFQSIVDTKTKETYKYEALIRYITKDGQEISPFNFLDVAKRTKLYPNIIKIILQDSFKLIKEKNKRVSVNISFDDIANEETTKFIYESLEQNREYTDRLEFEILESEEISDFNEVSKFISNIKKFDCIVGVDDFGAGYSNFNLLTLLDIDFVKIDGSLIESINTSKDLEIIVSTIANFSKEFGVKTVAEYVSNEDIYNKIKELNIDYCQGYYFDKPSSFDSIK from the coding sequence ATGGTAAACAATATTTCAATACTAAAAAATATCACAATTTTATATGCAGAAGATGAAAAAGATTTAAGAGAAGTAACTCATCAAATTTTAAAAGGTTTTACAAAAAAACAGTATGTTGCACAAAATGGGCAAGAGGGTTTAGAACTTTTTAAACAGCATGAAAGTGAAATTGATCTAATCATAACTGATGTTAACATGCCAATCATGAATGGATTGGATATGGTAAAAGAGATTAAAAAAATTAATCTAAATATCCCAATTATAGTAGCAACAGCTTTTTCAAATAAAGAGTACTTACTAGAAGCCATTGATATTGGAGTAGATAAGTATGTTTTAAAGCCAATTGATGTTGCAAAACTTCTTCAAGTAATGTCTCAATCATTACTTTATCATGAGTTAAAAGATTTATATATTGATAAATTAACAAACCTTCCAAATAGAAATAAACTAAAAAAAGAGTTAGATGAAAATCATGTTGAATTAATGGCACTAATTGATATTGATGAATTTTCAACTATTAATGACCTTTTTGGTGAAGAGAATGGTGATATAATTTTAGCTGATTTAGCAAATAAACTTAAAAACTTTTTAGATAATAAAAAATTTACTATTTATAGAATTGAAGCTGACAAATTTGCAATTGTTGCAAATGAGCATGAACAAAACTTAGATGAGTTTGTTGAAATATGTAGGGATTTTGCAGATAAAATTGAAAAAGAATCTCTATATATCCAAGATAATGAAATTGATATAAATCTTACAATTGGTATTGCAAAAGGTGATGGATCTAGGGCATTTAAATACTCTCAAAGGGTTATAAACTATGCAAGAAGTAAACTTCAAAGAATAATGGTTTACAATGAAGCCTTTAAAATTCAACAATCATTTGAAGAGAATATTAAATGGGTTAAACAGTTAAAGACAGGGTTTAGAGAGAATTTATTTCAAGCATATTTTCAATCTATTGTTGATACAAAAACAAAAGAGACTTATAAATATGAAGCCCTAATTAGATACATTACAAAAGATGGACAGGAAATCTCACCTTTTAACTTTTTAGATGTTGCTAAAAGAACAAAGCTATATCCTAATATTATTAAAATTATTTTACAAGACTCATTTAAACTTATAAAAGAAAAAAATAAAAGAGTTTCTGTAAATATTTCATTTGATGATATTGCAAATGAAGAGACTACAAAATTTATTTATGAATCATTAGAACAAAATAGAGAATATACAGATAGATTAGAGTTTGAGATATTAGAATCTGAAGAGATATCTGATTTTAACGAAGTTTCAAAATTTATTTCAAATATTAAAAAATTTGATTGTATAGTTGGTGTTGATGATTTTGGTGCTGGATATTCAAACTTTAATCTACTAACACTGCTAGATATAGACTTTGTAAAAATTGATGGTTCATTAATTGAGAGTATTAATACATCTAAAGATTTAGAGATTATTGTTAGTACTATTGCAAACTTCTCAAAAGAGTTTGGAGTTAAAACAGTTGCTGAATATGTTTCAAATGAAGATATTTATAATAAGATTAAAGAATTGAATATAGACTATTGCCAAGGGTATTATTTTGATAAACCCTCGTCATTTGACTCTATAAAATAG
- a CDS encoding heavy metal translocating P-type ATPase, with product MSKVKCNHCHLSFDDEIMIKDGDLKFCCKGCQGVYHLLKSDGLDSFYDKLGNKTIAPPINLENDDLNKFDSENFLNNYVRKTDEGFNQIDLIIEGIHCAACVWLNEKILHDTKGIIQADINFTTNKARIIWDEDELKLSDIILRIRSIGYNAYAYDSSIADIQATKAKRDYFIRMMVAVVASMNIMMISVAKYTGFFTGMDNDVKHMIHFAEFLLSTPVLFYSGWVFFKGAYFGLKNRVLNMDFLVSSGATLTYIYSLFILFGAKGESYFDSVAMIITFVLVGKYLEVIGKKSAVDTLDKIKSSLPLEATIIKDGIKKVVALNSINIGDIVQLKAGEKVPVDGKITKGNASFDESSLTGESIPVYKNVGSELYSGTINNDSLIEYEVTKDFKNSTFSSIVTLLEDSLNSKPKIQNTANEISKGFTTAILSLSLLTFLVWYFFGIDLGFDYEGTNHFEKSFIVGISVIVIACPCALALATPIASLIGISELAKKGLLFKEAKFIESIAKSDTVVFDKTGTLTKGELSVVKMRILDENIHKLNLLYSLLDSSSHPISVSVKKALLKKYDNLELKNLNEVKTINAKGVTAKYKNLDDKEFELIGGNIELMRDNEIWYKFDSTSSVYLFAINKKVIATFELEDEIKENAQDLIDYLKEQNLNIVMLTGDNEAVAKKISEKLGIKEYYASQTPISKAQYIKDLKAKGKTVVMVGDGLNDSVALGNADVAIAMGNSADVSLSISDIVLLNSSLKSLKESFVLSYRTYKFIKQNLLISLLYNVVTIPFAMAGFVMPLVAALSMSLSSLIVVLNSLRIKMK from the coding sequence GTGTCAAAAGTAAAATGTAATCATTGTCATCTCTCATTTGACGATGAAATTATGATAAAAGATGGTGATTTGAAATTTTGTTGTAAGGGCTGTCAAGGAGTGTATCATTTATTGAAAAGTGATGGTCTTGATTCATTTTATGACAAATTAGGAAATAAAACAATTGCTCCTCCAATAAATTTAGAAAATGATGATTTAAATAAATTTGATTCAGAAAATTTCTTAAATAATTATGTTCGTAAAACCGATGAAGGTTTTAATCAAATTGATTTGATTATTGAAGGAATTCATTGTGCCGCTTGTGTATGGTTAAATGAAAAAATTTTACATGATACAAAAGGAATTATTCAAGCTGATATAAACTTTACCACAAATAAAGCAAGAATAATTTGGGACGAGGATGAGTTAAAGCTATCAGATATTATTTTAAGAATTAGATCTATTGGATACAATGCTTATGCATATGATTCTAGTATAGCTGATATTCAAGCTACAAAAGCAAAAAGAGACTACTTTATTCGTATGATGGTTGCAGTTGTTGCTAGTATGAATATTATGATGATAAGTGTTGCTAAATATACGGGGTTTTTCACTGGAATGGATAATGATGTAAAACATATGATTCATTTTGCAGAATTTTTATTATCTACTCCTGTATTATTTTATAGTGGTTGGGTATTTTTTAAAGGTGCATATTTTGGTTTAAAAAATCGTGTATTAAATATGGATTTTTTAGTATCATCAGGCGCAACTTTAACTTATATTTACTCTTTATTTATTCTATTTGGAGCAAAGGGCGAGAGTTATTTTGATAGTGTTGCTATGATTATTACTTTTGTACTTGTGGGGAAATATTTAGAAGTAATTGGTAAAAAATCAGCAGTTGATACACTAGATAAAATTAAATCTTCACTTCCTTTAGAAGCAACTATTATAAAAGATGGTATAAAAAAAGTTGTAGCGTTAAATAGCATAAACATTGGAGATATTGTTCAATTAAAAGCAGGGGAAAAAGTTCCCGTTGATGGAAAGATAACAAAAGGTAATGCTTCATTTGATGAATCAAGTTTAACAGGTGAATCAATCCCTGTTTATAAAAATGTAGGTTCAGAGTTATATAGTGGGACAATAAATAATGATTCTTTAATTGAGTATGAAGTAACAAAAGATTTCAAAAACTCAACTTTTTCATCAATTGTTACTTTATTAGAAGATTCATTAAACTCTAAACCAAAAATTCAAAATACTGCAAATGAAATATCAAAAGGTTTTACTACAGCAATTTTATCATTATCATTATTGACTTTTTTAGTTTGGTATTTTTTTGGGATTGATTTAGGTTTTGATTATGAAGGAACTAATCATTTTGAGAAATCATTTATTGTTGGAATCTCAGTGATTGTAATTGCTTGCCCCTGTGCTTTAGCTTTAGCTACACCAATAGCGAGTTTAATAGGTATTTCAGAATTAGCAAAAAAAGGTTTACTATTTAAAGAAGCTAAATTTATAGAATCAATTGCAAAAAGTGATACGGTTGTTTTTGATAAAACAGGTACTTTGACAAAAGGTGAGTTATCAGTTGTAAAAATGAGAATTTTAGATGAAAATATACATAAATTAAATCTATTGTACTCTTTACTAGATTCATCTTCTCATCCTATAAGTGTTTCAGTTAAAAAAGCTTTATTGAAGAAATATGATAACTTAGAGTTAAAAAATTTAAATGAAGTTAAAACTATAAATGCAAAAGGTGTTACTGCAAAATATAAAAATCTAGATGATAAAGAGTTTGAACTTATTGGTGGAAATATTGAATTAATGAGAGATAATGAAATTTGGTATAAATTTGATAGTACTAGTAGTGTTTATTTATTTGCTATTAATAAAAAAGTAATTGCAACCTTTGAACTTGAAGATGAAATTAAAGAAAATGCTCAAGATTTAATTGATTATTTAAAAGAACAAAATTTAAATATAGTAATGTTAACAGGTGATAATGAAGCAGTAGCAAAAAAAATATCGGAAAAGTTAGGTATAAAAGAGTATTATGCATCACAAACACCTATTTCAAAAGCTCAATATATAAAAGATTTAAAAGCAAAAGGTAAAACAGTTGTTATGGTTGGAGATGGATTAAATGATAGTGTAGCATTAGGTAATGCTGATGTTGCAATTGCAATGGGTAATTCAGCAGATGTTTCATTATCAATTTCTGATATAGTTTTATTAAATTCATCATTAAAATCTTTAAAAGAGTCATTTGTTTTATCTTATAGAACATACAAATTTATTAAACAGAATCTATTAATCTCTTTACTGTATAATGTTGTAACAATACCATTTGCAATGGCTGGATTTGTTATGCCTTTAGTTGCAGCACTTTCAATGAGTTTAAGTTCACTTATTGTTGTATTAAACTCATTAAGAATAAAAATGAAATAG
- the ccoS gene encoding cbb3-type cytochrome oxidase assembly protein CcoS, with product MINDTLFLMLIVGLIITAALLLLFIWGAKTGQFDDSNKMVDGLLFDSVEDLNDAIEKEKKLKEAKELKSKNKNSEEIKKA from the coding sequence ATGATAAATGATACCTTATTTTTAATGTTGATTGTTGGGCTGATTATCACAGCTGCATTACTTTTGCTTTTTATTTGGGGTGCTAAAACGGGGCAGTTTGATGATTCAAATAAAATGGTTGATGGATTGCTTTTTGATAGTGTTGAAGATTTAAATGACGCCATAGAAAAAGAGAAAAAATTAAAAGAGGCTAAAGAATTAAAGTCTAAAAATAAAAATAGTGAAGAAATAAAAAAAGCTTAA